A genomic region of Chloracidobacterium sp. contains the following coding sequences:
- a CDS encoding PBP1A family penicillin-binding protein: MAVEVQRLDVPGRRATAGSRSRSSAAMFFVTSLLLALAAGSLTGVLASYYLNNSRYSVEVSALATYRPPQVTTIYADDGETVLAEFAIEKRIPLKIQDVPDRVTDALLAIEDYRYREHIGIDPYRIIGAVYRNLTTGRTEGASTITQQLAKNLFLYKDQTYTRKVNEWAVALQIERLYTKDQILEMYMNYVFLGAGAYGFEAGSRTYFGKSVKDLTLEEAALLAAIPKSPEYSPTRNLAKARERRDLVLDQMAKYFPERYSQAEVDAAKAIDIKLASTAYYQSQPKSTAWDYPIEEIRKYLEEKYTTRVAQGGLKVYSTINVEAQKIATRTIRERLRNFDRGRKWRSDYKNILVDENEEPLTDEKEIQRTLDTFKHPDWYGDDYKEGEYIKGLVMKVSPTSDEVGVRFGRYKAIVRAGDMGRSGRRPKDELKPGFLAEFLIKGVDKDKQMLDVELQQVPEVQASLVTINAKTGEVVCMVGGYDFQTNKFNNATQGLRQTGSAYKPFIYTAAVEDGMTPDMTVSGAPIKRGGWMPHNYDGSTSHGNVPMKIALAKSYNIAAVHLLEQVGIQAGGQMVRRFGISNPMAPSLPSALGASEASLLEMTAAYSVFPNKGIRMAPHLIRKVYNRDGSLLEEYDGASTKVTSEYVALTMVQMMRGVTAGGGTAPGAAGGGSQVAGKTGTVNDHTDVWFIGYTPTYVTGVWMGNPLRKESLGSGMTGGHGALPYYNAFMVPFLKGKPTETFPSPPPMPPEVKRASEMRKREELEKLEEADLEGRKTGVVFTPGTKIDPDAPLPGETQMTDSGRPGSADTKPADTGPPPDRPIVVRPPTVQSTPRNDPAPDRPEGGKRKGKKGDG, translated from the coding sequence GTGGCGGTAGAGGTTCAGCGATTAGACGTTCCCGGCAGACGGGCGACGGCGGGTTCGCGCAGCCGTTCATCGGCGGCGATGTTCTTTGTTACCTCGCTTCTGCTGGCCCTCGCAGCAGGTTCCCTGACGGGTGTATTGGCGAGCTACTACCTCAACAATTCTCGATACTCGGTCGAGGTATCGGCCCTTGCGACATATCGTCCGCCTCAGGTTACGACCATCTACGCAGATGATGGCGAGACGGTCCTTGCCGAGTTCGCTATCGAGAAACGCATACCCCTGAAGATCCAGGATGTTCCGGATCGCGTGACCGATGCTCTTCTGGCTATTGAGGACTATCGATATCGCGAACATATCGGTATCGATCCGTACAGGATCATCGGAGCGGTTTACAGAAACCTCACTACAGGGCGGACCGAGGGAGCATCGACGATCACGCAGCAGTTAGCCAAGAATCTCTTTCTCTACAAGGATCAGACCTACACGAGAAAGGTCAACGAATGGGCGGTCGCATTGCAGATCGAGCGGCTCTATACAAAGGATCAGATCCTCGAGATGTACATGAACTATGTGTTCCTCGGTGCGGGCGCATATGGCTTTGAGGCCGGATCGAGGACGTATTTCGGTAAGTCTGTAAAGGACCTGACACTGGAGGAGGCGGCATTGCTGGCAGCGATCCCAAAATCGCCTGAATACTCTCCGACGCGCAATCTGGCGAAGGCGCGCGAACGGCGCGATCTCGTCCTCGACCAAATGGCGAAGTACTTTCCCGAAAGGTATTCTCAGGCCGAAGTGGATGCCGCAAAAGCTATTGATATTAAGTTGGCGAGCACCGCCTATTACCAGTCACAGCCGAAATCGACCGCGTGGGATTATCCGATCGAAGAGATCCGAAAATACCTCGAGGAGAAATACACGACCCGCGTCGCACAGGGTGGGCTTAAGGTCTATTCGACCATAAATGTCGAAGCGCAGAAGATCGCAACCCGAACCATTCGTGAACGTCTGCGAAACTTTGATCGTGGCCGAAAATGGCGTTCGGACTATAAGAATATTCTCGTTGATGAGAATGAAGAGCCTCTGACAGATGAGAAAGAGATCCAGAGGACGCTGGACACGTTTAAACATCCTGACTGGTATGGCGATGACTACAAAGAAGGTGAGTACATTAAGGGTCTTGTTATGAAGGTGAGCCCGACATCTGATGAGGTCGGGGTGCGTTTCGGGCGCTACAAGGCGATCGTGCGGGCCGGTGATATGGGCCGCAGCGGCCGCAGGCCAAAGGACGAGCTTAAGCCGGGTTTTCTGGCTGAGTTCCTTATCAAGGGAGTAGATAAGGACAAGCAAATGCTCGATGTTGAACTGCAACAGGTGCCTGAGGTGCAGGCATCTTTGGTAACGATCAATGCAAAAACAGGTGAAGTTGTGTGTATGGTCGGCGGGTACGATTTCCAAACCAACAAATTCAATAACGCTACACAGGGGCTCAGGCAGACAGGCTCGGCTTATAAGCCGTTTATCTACACTGCTGCCGTTGAGGACGGAATGACGCCGGATATGACGGTCAGCGGTGCGCCGATAAAACGCGGTGGTTGGATGCCGCACAATTACGACGGCAGCACGAGCCACGGCAACGTCCCGATGAAGATCGCTCTCGCAAAATCCTATAACATCGCGGCCGTCCACTTGCTCGAACAGGTTGGTATTCAGGCCGGCGGGCAAATGGTGAGGCGTTTTGGCATATCGAATCCTATGGCCCCCAGCCTGCCGAGCGCATTGGGTGCGAGCGAGGCCTCGCTGCTCGAGATGACGGCGGCGTATTCGGTATTCCCAAACAAGGGTATTCGCATGGCGCCGCACCTTATCCGCAAGGTATACAACCGCGACGGCAGCCTGCTCGAAGAGTATGATGGCGCGAGTACCAAGGTCACGAGTGAATACGTAGCGTTAACGATGGTTCAGATGATGCGGGGCGTCACCGCCGGCGGTGGAACGGCCCCGGGAGCAGCCGGCGGCGGAAGCCAAGTGGCAGGCAAAACGGGGACGGTGAACGACCATACCGACGTTTGGTTCATCGGTTATACTCCGACCTACGTGACCGGCGTTTGGATGGGCAATCCGCTCAGAAAGGAATCACTGGGCTCGGGCATGACCGGCGGACATGGTGCGCTACCTTACTACAACGCGTTCATGGTCCCCTTCTTGAAGGGAAAACCAACTGAGACATTCCCGTCTCCGCCGCCCATGCCGCCTGAAGTAAAACGGGCAAGTGAGATGCGAAAGCGCGAGGAACTCGAAAAGCTGGAAGAAGCAGATCTTGAGGGCCGTAAGACCGGTGTTGTTTTTACTCCGGGAACCAAGATCGACCCGGATGCACCTCTGCCCGGTGAAACACAGATGACCGATTCAGGGAGGCCCGGATCGGCGGATACCAAGCCTGCAGATACGGGACCACCCCCCGATCGGCCCATCGTCGTTCGACCGCCGACCGTTCAATCGACGCCGCGAAACGACCCGGCGCCGGATAGGCCCGAAGGCGGAAAACGCAAGGGTAAGAAGGGTGACGGTTGA
- the mrdA gene encoding penicillin-binding protein 2 — protein MKIGDHVQNLAARVATIQVLAFVLLGILGVRLYYLQIMRGAYFSDRAESQRVRLIPIPAPRGAIFDRNGRLLVDSRPTYNVVLSNEPLKSINVSERVDEYANGLKLDRGFVVERLNLIKQQNEFEAMVLKENIDMRDIAWVESHSLEFPELRVELQPQRFYPLGTTLAHVLGYVGEISPKQLEDPVYKDRGFRPGDIIGKGGLEQYYDEYLRGRDGYRKVLVDSRGRVQSELEVVRPQAGQDLVTTIDLDLQMEAEKQLAESATKRGTIISMDPNNGQIFAMASAPSFDPNIFVRGSSTPEGRRQIAAYWQDEKRPLYNRAIQGRYPPGSTWKIPESVGALRQGVITVAHSNVACGGGIRIGNKFTRCMGSHGSPPLSFAITKSCDGYYYRLALKMGIDGLSQMIEDFEYDRRTGIDLPNEKVSQTPKSWRSWVERNEGKWSDIRTVYAGIGQDTVVVTPISMLRAVSSVGMHGNMYVPHFLKEFKTIGAVGEPGDANFFPERPGFGYTHTQPKLIAMTPEQEEVMVKGMWGVVNGGGTAGSIRIPGFDIAGKTGTAQVAELGKDVGAKKDHAWFVSFAPAYKPEIAVIALIENVGFGGSHAAPAVRAMYQSYLTKREPRPDDPQEVATK, from the coding sequence ATGAAGATAGGCGATCACGTCCAGAACCTCGCCGCGCGCGTAGCCACGATACAGGTATTGGCTTTTGTGCTGCTTGGCATTCTGGGAGTCCGGCTCTATTACCTGCAGATAATGCGGGGCGCCTACTTCAGCGACCGTGCTGAGAGTCAGCGTGTTCGCCTGATACCGATACCCGCCCCGCGCGGGGCGATCTTTGACCGCAACGGGCGGCTGCTGGTAGATTCGCGGCCGACCTACAATGTTGTTCTCTCGAACGAGCCCTTGAAATCGATCAACGTCAGCGAACGGGTTGATGAATACGCGAATGGACTCAAGCTTGATCGCGGCTTCGTTGTTGAAAGGCTCAACCTGATAAAGCAACAGAATGAGTTCGAGGCGATGGTGCTCAAAGAGAACATCGACATGCGTGATATTGCGTGGGTCGAATCTCATTCACTCGAATTCCCTGAGCTGCGTGTTGAGTTGCAGCCACAGCGGTTTTATCCGCTGGGAACGACGCTCGCGCACGTACTCGGATATGTAGGCGAGATCAGTCCAAAGCAGTTAGAAGACCCCGTTTATAAGGACCGCGGATTTCGACCAGGTGACATTATCGGGAAGGGCGGACTCGAGCAGTATTATGATGAGTATCTTCGCGGCCGTGATGGGTATAGGAAGGTGCTGGTCGACAGTCGTGGACGCGTTCAAAGCGAGCTTGAGGTCGTGCGGCCGCAGGCGGGACAGGACCTCGTAACGACGATCGACCTCGATCTGCAGATGGAGGCTGAGAAGCAGTTGGCCGAATCTGCGACGAAGCGCGGCACGATCATCTCGATGGACCCTAACAACGGGCAGATCTTTGCGATGGCATCGGCGCCGTCGTTTGACCCCAACATTTTTGTTCGTGGCAGCTCAACACCGGAAGGGCGGCGTCAGATCGCGGCCTATTGGCAGGACGAGAAACGCCCACTTTACAACCGGGCAATTCAGGGACGGTATCCGCCGGGTTCGACCTGGAAGATCCCGGAATCGGTCGGAGCTCTAAGGCAGGGCGTGATCACTGTCGCTCATTCCAATGTAGCCTGCGGCGGCGGTATTAGGATCGGAAACAAATTTACTCGGTGTATGGGCAGCCACGGTTCGCCGCCGCTGAGTTTTGCGATCACAAAATCTTGTGACGGCTATTATTATCGTCTTGCGCTCAAGATGGGTATCGACGGCCTGTCGCAGATGATCGAGGACTTTGAGTACGACCGGCGTACCGGCATCGATCTGCCCAACGAGAAGGTAAGTCAGACGCCAAAATCGTGGCGAAGTTGGGTTGAGCGAAATGAGGGTAAGTGGAGTGATATCCGGACAGTTTACGCGGGGATCGGTCAGGACACAGTTGTCGTAACGCCGATCTCGATGCTCCGGGCCGTTTCAAGCGTCGGCATGCACGGCAATATGTATGTGCCCCACTTTTTGAAAGAGTTCAAGACGATCGGTGCGGTCGGCGAGCCGGGCGACGCAAATTTTTTCCCTGAGCGGCCGGGCTTTGGCTACACTCACACGCAGCCAAAGCTCATCGCAATGACGCCCGAACAAGAAGAGGTGATGGTCAAGGGAATGTGGGGTGTGGTAAACGGCGGCGGTACCGCCGGCTCGATACGAATTCCGGGCTTTGACATCGCGGGCAAGACCGGAACGGCACAGGTCGCAGAATTGGGCAAAGACGTTGGAGCAAAGAAGGACCATGCCTGGTTCGTATCGTTTGCACCGGCATACAAACCCGAGATCGCAGTGATCGCGCTGATCGAGAACGTCGGTTTTGGTGGTTCACATGCCGCGCCGGCCGTGCGGGCCATGTATCAATCGTACCTTACCAAACGGGAGCCGCGACCGGATGACCCACAGGAGGTCGCAACTAAGTAA
- the mreC gene encoding rod shape-determining protein MreC translates to MVERSQTEVWRLAPWLMIAFLLINFVLMAFDAREITTGQRVIRSWTQTVADFVQSPVTTITSGIANYFTSISNLRSAQDENSLLKQRVQELEVELKQKEELASENTRLRSMLELKEQSRYRVLTARIIGRDPSVWFDASIVNRGSLDGVTLNMPVVTDGGLVGRVTAVSPLTAQIDLITRDKSGVGAVVGQIGESNALGVVAGTSKKELLEMKYVPGNIDVRVGQTVFTSGQDGIFPAGLKIGEIVNIVTGSATTPHVIQIRPAARLSSMQEVGILLYEPQANADYDQKLPNSVRPKD, encoded by the coding sequence ATGGTAGAGCGTAGTCAAACCGAAGTATGGCGGCTGGCGCCGTGGTTGATGATCGCATTCTTGTTGATCAACTTCGTGCTGATGGCGTTTGACGCCAGAGAGATTACGACCGGGCAACGTGTCATCAGATCATGGACGCAGACGGTAGCCGATTTTGTCCAGTCGCCGGTCACAACCATCACCTCGGGAATTGCCAACTATTTCACCTCCATCTCAAATCTCCGCTCCGCACAGGACGAGAATAGTCTGCTAAAACAGCGTGTCCAGGAACTCGAGGTCGAGCTAAAACAAAAGGAAGAGCTCGCGAGTGAGAACACTCGGCTGCGTTCGATGCTCGAACTAAAGGAGCAAAGTCGGTATCGCGTGCTTACTGCACGTATCATCGGACGTGACCCTTCTGTCTGGTTTGACGCGTCAATAGTGAATCGTGGCAGCCTCGACGGCGTTACTCTGAACATGCCGGTCGTGACGGACGGCGGCCTGGTCGGCCGCGTGACGGCCGTCAGCCCGCTGACGGCGCAGATAGATCTGATAACCCGTGACAAATCAGGCGTTGGGGCAGTTGTCGGCCAGATCGGTGAATCAAACGCCCTCGGCGTCGTCGCCGGCACGAGCAAGAAGGAGCTCCTCGAGATGAAATACGTCCCGGGAAATATCGATGTGCGGGTCGGTCAGACAGTGTTTACAAGCGGCCAGGACGGGATATTCCCGGCGGGATTAAAGATCGGCGAGATCGTCAATATCGTGACCGGTTCGGCTACGACGCCGCATGTAATCCAGATCCGACCGGCGGCCCGTTTGAGCTCGATGCAGGAAGTCGGGATTCTCCTGTATGAACCGCAGGCCAATGCGGACTATGACCAAAAGCTGCCTAATTCGGTACGGCCAAAAGACTGA
- a CDS encoding rod shape-determining protein: MAFKSLFSLFSSDLAIDLGTANTLVYAKGRGIVVSEPSIVAINKITNQVEAVGRDAKEMLGRTPGNIVAIRPMKDGVIANFEVTEKMLQHFIRKAHNGKSWVRPRVVIGIPSEITQVERRAVEDSAYRAKASEVYLVEEAMASAIGAGLPITEPHGNMVVDIGGGTTDIAVISLSGIVYSRAVRVAGNEMDESITQYIKRKYNLLIGERTAEAIKIALGSAFPLEEPLSMDVRGRNLIEGIPKTITMTDEEIREALSDSVSTIINAVRVALERTPPELSADIVERGIVLTGGGALLKNLDKRLMIETGLPVVLADDPLSSVVLGTGKMLSDFELLKRVKWDNSLMTGN; encoded by the coding sequence ATGGCATTTAAGTCTCTGTTCAGTCTCTTTTCGAGCGATCTCGCGATCGATCTCGGGACCGCAAATACTCTTGTTTATGCAAAGGGCCGCGGCATAGTCGTCTCTGAGCCATCGATAGTTGCGATAAACAAAATTACCAATCAGGTTGAGGCCGTTGGCCGCGATGCAAAAGAAATGCTTGGCCGCACGCCCGGTAATATCGTGGCCATCCGGCCGATGAAGGATGGCGTGATAGCAAATTTTGAGGTCACGGAGAAGATGCTGCAGCACTTCATCCGTAAGGCTCACAACGGCAAATCGTGGGTCCGCCCACGTGTCGTCATCGGTATTCCGTCGGAGATCACGCAGGTTGAGAGACGCGCGGTAGAAGATTCGGCCTATCGTGCGAAGGCATCCGAAGTTTATCTTGTCGAGGAAGCAATGGCCTCGGCTATCGGTGCTGGCCTGCCGATCACCGAACCGCACGGCAACATGGTCGTCGATATCGGTGGCGGCACGACGGACATTGCGGTCATCTCGCTCTCTGGCATCGTCTATTCCCGTGCGGTCCGTGTGGCGGGCAATGAGATGGACGAGTCGATTACGCAGTATATCAAGCGCAAATACAACCTCTTGATCGGTGAGCGAACGGCCGAGGCGATCAAGATAGCTCTCGGCTCGGCGTTTCCGCTCGAAGAGCCGCTCTCGATGGATGTCCGCGGGCGCAATCTGATCGAGGGCATCCCGAAGACGATCACGATGACGGACGAGGAGATACGCGAGGCCCTTTCGGATTCGGTATCGACGATCATTAATGCCGTCCGGGTCGCTCTTGAGCGAACACCGCCCGAGCTCTCGGCGGATATAGTCGAGCGGGGCATCGTGCTGACGGGTGGCGGAGCACTTCTCAAGAATCTCGATAAACGCCTGATGATCGAAACGGGCCTGCCGGTCGTGCTTGCGGACGATCCGTTGTCATCCGTCGTGTTAGGCACCGGCAAAATGCTGTCCGATTTCGAACTCCTTAAGCGCGTTAAGTGGGACAATTCACTAATGACCGGAAACTGA
- a CDS encoding esterase, producing the protein MPLVAYGDRGYPLLMFPTAAADYLEYERFYLVDSIKDLIEAGQIRAYSINSVNRYSLLNKESHPGWKVEMLARYDRYIMDEVIPLIRNECGSDARPLTTGASLGAFLAANTYFKHSEAFRGTIAMSGSYDIYNYLESYFDDNVYFNNPVMYLKNLDDDYHLPRLRQADSIVIVSGQGSYEAPDRSREFSGLLHSKEIPHRLELWGHDVNHDWPWWRRMLPHYLGEFCKQ; encoded by the coding sequence ATGCCCCTGGTCGCCTACGGTGACCGCGGCTACCCGCTGCTGATGTTCCCGACCGCCGCGGCTGACTATCTGGAGTATGAGCGGTTCTATCTGGTCGATTCGATAAAGGACCTCATTGAGGCGGGACAGATCCGAGCTTACTCGATCAATTCCGTCAATCGCTACAGCCTGCTCAACAAGGAATCGCATCCGGGCTGGAAGGTCGAGATGCTGGCTCGCTACGACCGCTACATCATGGATGAGGTCATTCCGCTGATCCGAAACGAATGCGGCTCTGACGCCCGCCCACTAACAACCGGGGCCTCGCTTGGGGCATTCCTGGCTGCGAATACCTACTTCAAACATTCCGAAGCGTTTCGCGGGACGATCGCGATGAGCGGCAGCTACGACATCTACAACTACCTTGAGAGCTATTTTGACGACAACGTCTACTTCAACAATCCGGTGATGTATCTCAAGAATCTCGATGACGACTATCATCTGCCGCGTTTGCGACAGGCGGATTCGATCGTGATCGTCAGCGGCCAGGGCTCATACGAAGCCCCAGACCGCAGCCGGGAATTCTCAGGCCTGCTGCATTCAAAAGAAATTCCACACCGCCTCGAACTCTGGGGCCACGACGTTAATCATGACTGGCCGTGGTGGCGGCGAATGTTGCCGCATTATCTTGGCGAGTTCTGCAAACAATAA
- the mreD gene encoding rod shape-determining protein MreD — protein sequence MEGVRLTIALIIAVVLQWTLRNVAEPLAYVDLPLIVVVYAALQRNSIRAIIFGTLAGIAVDALSGGLLGANGFSKTLVAYAVSEIARRVYLDNILLRIPIIAGACLLDDSVYYGLHRLFGQAPAGDVLVTGAYSLIGTTTVGTVIYLMLQSLSGEKGTRRKRRDVFGARRQTRRRNPIRLGK from the coding sequence GTGGAAGGCGTAAGACTGACCATCGCACTGATAATCGCCGTTGTGCTGCAGTGGACGCTGCGCAATGTGGCGGAGCCGTTGGCTTATGTCGACCTGCCGCTGATCGTTGTTGTTTACGCAGCTCTTCAGAGAAACTCTATCCGCGCGATCATCTTTGGAACATTAGCGGGTATCGCGGTCGATGCGTTGAGCGGCGGCTTGCTCGGTGCGAACGGGTTCTCAAAGACACTCGTCGCCTACGCCGTTTCTGAAATCGCCCGCAGGGTGTATCTGGACAACATTCTGCTCAGGATCCCCATCATAGCAGGTGCGTGTTTGCTGGATGATTCGGTCTATTACGGACTCCATCGCCTGTTCGGACAGGCGCCTGCGGGTGATGTGTTGGTCACGGGAGCCTATTCGCTGATAGGAACGACGACCGTCGGAACAGTCATTTATCTGATGTTGCAGAGCCTATCGGGCGAAAAGGGCACGCGACGTAAACGGCGCGACGTATTCGGAGCCCGGCGGCAGACACGCAGGCGAAACCCCATCCGGCTGGGCAAATAG
- a CDS encoding rod shape-determining protein RodA: MAAILEKKRELRDFDWLTAVLALAIAGFGVWQIRNALPSEGYWSKQIIGIAIGVTAFVVVAFTDFRRIVDSAPVFYGVGLVLLLLVLTPLGVEVNGQKAWLRLPVIGQFQPSEFVKIPTVLMLAKYFGVRKPKKLTLRETLIGSAILAGPLALIMLEPDAGQAITYIPLLAAVLFLSALKVRYIIIALVATAVLIPSAWYVGVSTGKIKRYQQERIMAVIDPDSVDPRGYGYHTIQSMITVGKGGLSGIHGETETSQSVLKFLPEPHTDFIFAVTAENTGFIGCISLLLAYALLLSRMIAGAREASERAGMLVIMAIVSGMVFQIFINIGMTLGFLPVIGVPLPLMSAGLSAILSTFVAIGFVVSIRLRRFVN, encoded by the coding sequence ATGGCGGCCATTCTGGAGAAAAAACGAGAGCTACGCGATTTTGACTGGCTAACGGCTGTGCTGGCCTTGGCCATTGCGGGATTTGGCGTCTGGCAGATACGAAACGCGCTGCCGAGCGAGGGTTACTGGTCAAAGCAGATCATCGGTATCGCGATCGGCGTTACGGCGTTCGTAGTCGTTGCGTTTACTGATTTTCGCCGCATCGTAGATTCGGCACCCGTATTCTATGGAGTCGGACTGGTTCTGCTGCTTCTTGTTTTGACGCCGTTGGGCGTGGAGGTCAACGGCCAGAAGGCGTGGCTTCGGCTTCCGGTGATCGGGCAATTTCAGCCGTCGGAATTCGTGAAGATCCCTACGGTGTTGATGCTGGCGAAGTATTTCGGTGTCAGGAAACCCAAGAAGCTAACGCTGCGTGAGACCCTGATCGGAAGTGCGATCCTAGCCGGGCCGCTAGCGCTTATCATGCTTGAGCCGGATGCGGGTCAAGCGATCACATACATCCCGCTGCTCGCGGCTGTGCTGTTCTTGTCCGCCCTCAAGGTGCGATACATCATCATTGCTCTTGTCGCAACGGCGGTTCTGATCCCATCGGCATGGTATGTTGGTGTCAGCACCGGTAAGATCAAGCGCTATCAGCAGGAACGGATCATGGCGGTCATCGACCCGGACAGCGTCGATCCGCGCGGCTACGGGTATCACACGATACAGTCTATGATCACGGTCGGCAAGGGCGGATTGTCGGGCATTCACGGCGAGACGGAGACGTCGCAAAGCGTCCTGAAATTTCTACCTGAGCCGCATACTGATTTCATTTTTGCCGTTACTGCAGAGAATACAGGATTTATTGGCTGCATATCGCTGTTGCTCGCATACGCTTTACTGCTTTCAAGGATGATAGCCGGGGCGAGAGAGGCTTCTGAGCGCGCCGGAATGCTTGTTATAATGGCCATTGTGAGCGGGATGGTCTTCCAGATATTCATCAACATCGGGATGACTCTGGGGTTTCTACCCGTCATCGGCGTGCCGCTTCCCCTGATGAGTGCAGGCTTGTCGGCCATTCTGTCGACGTTTGTGGCGATCGGCTTCGTCGTGAGCATTAGACTGCGTCGGTTCGTTAACTAG